A region from the Lentisphaera profundi genome encodes:
- a CDS encoding rhomboid family intramembrane serine protease: MLLVPVRLDVLFPRVPWMNYAIIAITTIVTFTWWLYMPENVKELFIMRSWSEPLGWFASVLVHGDIFHWFFNMMFLWVFGNAICSKIGSWRYLGLYLFFTLTAACFHLLMADGGAIGASGAINGVIGFYFALYPVNQIKMFYWLLLRPGTFQVDGYWIILFWLLGDIFGALTGGAGIAYGAHLGGFIGGMGLAFLFLKFKLVEFQRADNNHLFQRFFGSFVIDDITKEMQDYCASLGSKEFKVKINDLDEQPIPADMLVRMMQIKQVKGTDLIYDRLQDQWMGLSRYLHQEVEQHKKQGKTITKIEPTVPVSPVVSHAPEAGPSISDNIRSWGQEDFYIYRDGQNHGPYPAPLLADYLDQQQVSLEDLIFNKSLQEWQALKDIFSEGKNT, translated from the coding sequence ATGTTATTAGTTCCCGTGCGCTTAGATGTGCTTTTCCCACGTGTCCCGTGGATGAATTATGCGATAATCGCAATTACCACAATTGTGACTTTTACTTGGTGGCTTTATATGCCGGAAAATGTAAAAGAATTATTTATTATGCGCTCGTGGTCAGAACCACTGGGCTGGTTTGCTTCAGTCTTAGTGCACGGAGATATCTTTCACTGGTTTTTTAATATGATGTTTTTGTGGGTTTTTGGCAATGCCATTTGCTCCAAAATTGGTAGCTGGCGCTATTTGGGTTTGTACTTGTTTTTCACTTTAACGGCTGCTTGCTTTCACCTCTTGATGGCGGATGGCGGTGCTATTGGAGCAAGCGGTGCCATAAATGGTGTAATTGGCTTTTATTTTGCACTTTATCCCGTCAATCAAATCAAAATGTTTTATTGGCTATTACTACGCCCAGGAACATTTCAGGTCGATGGTTACTGGATTATACTTTTTTGGTTATTAGGGGATATTTTTGGTGCCCTCACTGGTGGTGCAGGAATTGCTTATGGAGCTCATTTAGGAGGCTTTATTGGTGGTATGGGTCTTGCCTTTCTATTTCTTAAGTTTAAGCTCGTAGAATTTCAAAGAGCAGATAATAATCATCTCTTTCAAAGGTTCTTTGGTAGTTTTGTCATTGATGATATCACCAAAGAAATGCAAGATTACTGCGCTTCTTTAGGATCAAAAGAATTTAAAGTCAAAATCAATGATTTGGATGAGCAGCCTATACCTGCAGATATGTTAGTACGCATGATGCAGATCAAGCAAGTTAAGGGGACTGATTTAATTTATGATCGCCTTCAAGATCAATGGATGGGACTCTCTCGTTATTTACATCAAGAGGTAGAACAACATAAAAAACAAGGCAAGACAATAACAAAAATTGAGCCCACTGTCCCTGTAAGTCCAGTTGTTAGCCATGCTCCTGAAGCTGGGCCTTCCATTAGCGATAATATTCGTTCTTGGGGACAGGAAGATTTCTATATTTATCGAGACGGACAAAATCATGGGCCCTACCCTGCTCCATTATTAGCTGACTACCTAGATCAACAACAAGTTTCATTAGAAGATCTGATTTTTAATAAATCACTGCAAGAATGGCAAGCACTCAAAGATATTTTTTCTGAAGGAAAAAATACTTGA
- a CDS encoding sulfatase — MYRFILLSLITYTSLALERPNILMIAVDDLKPILGAYGDPLIQSPTIDKLAQKSAFYESAYCQQAVCGASRASIMTGLRPDSSRVWEFRQLMRERNPNAITIPEYFKSQGYMTCFTGKIFDYRCVADGKKQDLPSWSRKEQPRNSEAMKNLGFADPAFHEKIRLKTIELKQQVKKASYDEVKKAMGGSPCFEGSVDGPDEIYEDGMIAKEGVRLIKELGQKEKPFFIAVGFKKPHLPFVAPKKYWDMYKESDFALESYQSAAQGAPSYAYQDSWEFSGYNVPRVNGKVPEDFQRKLKHGYAACISYVDAQIAKLLSTLKQEGLEENTIIIFWSDHGFHLGDHGMWCKHSNYEQATRVPFFLYDPRQQLKSGVYKQPVELIDMFPTLCELSALEIPEILDGKSLLSEEAQQATFALSQFPRNAGKNKKIMGYGFRFERYRYIEWVDNNYQNDNTQFGPLKEIELYDYEKDPLETVNLANNPEYREILKKLQKQAKASGLSRAIYSN; from the coding sequence ATGTACCGCTTTATACTTTTAAGTTTAATAACATATACAAGTTTGGCTCTTGAGAGACCGAACATACTCATGATTGCAGTAGATGACCTCAAGCCGATACTAGGTGCCTATGGTGATCCATTGATTCAGTCACCGACAATTGATAAGCTCGCTCAGAAATCAGCTTTTTATGAAAGTGCTTATTGCCAGCAGGCGGTATGTGGCGCTTCTCGAGCGAGTATAATGACAGGCTTACGACCAGATAGCTCTCGTGTATGGGAGTTCCGTCAATTGATGCGAGAACGCAATCCCAATGCCATTACGATTCCTGAATACTTTAAATCACAGGGTTACATGACTTGCTTCACGGGTAAAATATTTGATTACCGTTGTGTGGCTGATGGCAAAAAGCAGGACTTACCCTCTTGGTCGAGAAAAGAACAGCCCAGAAATTCCGAGGCAATGAAAAATCTTGGTTTTGCGGATCCCGCATTTCACGAGAAAATTCGATTGAAGACGATAGAACTAAAGCAGCAGGTGAAAAAAGCAAGCTATGATGAAGTCAAAAAAGCGATGGGTGGAAGCCCTTGTTTCGAAGGTTCAGTAGATGGCCCAGATGAAATTTATGAAGATGGAATGATTGCAAAAGAAGGTGTGCGACTCATTAAAGAATTGGGTCAAAAAGAAAAACCTTTTTTCATTGCCGTGGGCTTCAAGAAACCTCATTTACCTTTTGTGGCGCCGAAAAAATATTGGGACATGTATAAAGAGAGTGACTTTGCTTTAGAAAGCTATCAAAGTGCGGCCCAAGGAGCGCCTTCTTATGCCTATCAGGATTCCTGGGAATTTTCAGGTTATAATGTACCTCGAGTGAACGGTAAAGTACCAGAGGATTTTCAAAGGAAGTTAAAGCATGGTTACGCGGCCTGCATTTCTTATGTGGATGCTCAGATAGCTAAATTACTGAGTACTTTAAAGCAAGAGGGCCTAGAAGAAAACACGATAATCATTTTTTGGTCAGATCATGGTTTTCATTTAGGTGATCATGGAATGTGGTGTAAACATAGTAATTACGAACAAGCCACGCGGGTTCCTTTCTTTCTTTATGATCCCCGCCAGCAATTGAAATCAGGAGTCTATAAGCAACCCGTTGAACTGATTGATATGTTTCCTACTTTGTGTGAACTCAGTGCTTTAGAAATCCCGGAAATTCTCGATGGTAAAAGCCTGCTCAGTGAAGAGGCTCAGCAGGCGACTTTTGCCCTCAGTCAATTTCCGCGCAATGCAGGAAAAAATAAAAAGATCATGGGGTATGGCTTCCGTTTTGAACGCTACCGCTATATCGAATGGGTGGACAATAATTATCAAAATGATAATACTCAATTTGGCCCTCTGAAAGAGATTGAGTTATACGATTATGAAAAAGATCCTCTAGAGACAGTCAATTTAGCGAATAACCCTGAGTACCGTGAAATTCTTAAGAAATTACAAAAGCAAGCAAAAGCAAGTGGCCTGAGTCGCGCCATTTATAGTAATTAA
- a CDS encoding GH1 family beta-glucosidase — protein MSKAFPENFVWGSATASYQIEGAAKEYGRGMSIWDAFCDTPGKVESGHNGDVACDHYHRFEEDVKMMKELGLQAYRFSIAWSRIQPDGKGEVNQQGIDFYNRLIDCLLEHGIEPWVTLYHWDLPLALQIEHDGWLNKEIVGHFEKYSRICFENFGDRVKNWITLNEPWCAAVLGYGIGAHAPGRISQSEPYISAHNLILSHARAYRVYKNEFAHQNGTIGITNNCDFRYPLTDKPEDVAAAERSMEFFLAWFADPIWKGDYPEVMKERVGERLPKFTEAEKAEVFGSSDFFGLNHYTSMMASEPNENDTLVSDIAGNGGMIDDQQVFLSNDPSWNKTHMQWNIVPEGCRDLLKWIDARYDHPIIYITENGCACDEPDTDAALNDVMRKEFYESYLRESRNAIEAGVDLRGYFAWSLMDNFEWSFGYNRRFGMCRVDYETLERTPKLSARWLSDSIAQNGANI, from the coding sequence ATGAGCAAAGCATTTCCAGAAAATTTTGTATGGGGTTCAGCAACAGCGAGCTACCAGATCGAAGGTGCAGCAAAAGAATATGGTAGAGGAATGAGCATTTGGGATGCTTTTTGCGATACTCCAGGCAAAGTAGAAAGCGGTCACAATGGCGATGTTGCCTGCGACCACTATCATCGCTTTGAAGAAGATGTGAAAATGATGAAGGAACTGGGTTTACAGGCTTATCGTTTCTCTATCGCATGGTCACGTATTCAGCCAGATGGAAAAGGTGAAGTTAATCAGCAGGGCATCGACTTTTATAATCGTTTGATTGATTGCTTATTAGAACATGGAATTGAACCATGGGTAACTCTTTATCACTGGGATCTTCCATTAGCACTACAAATCGAGCATGATGGCTGGCTTAACAAAGAGATTGTCGGACACTTTGAAAAATATTCACGTATTTGCTTTGAAAACTTTGGTGATCGCGTGAAGAATTGGATCACACTCAACGAACCTTGGTGTGCAGCTGTACTTGGTTATGGTATTGGCGCACATGCTCCAGGACGTATTTCTCAATCAGAGCCCTACATCTCGGCCCATAATTTAATTTTGAGTCATGCACGCGCTTACCGCGTTTATAAAAATGAATTCGCTCACCAGAATGGTACGATTGGCATCACCAACAATTGCGATTTCCGCTACCCTCTAACAGATAAACCAGAAGATGTGGCAGCCGCAGAACGCAGTATGGAGTTTTTCTTAGCCTGGTTTGCCGATCCGATTTGGAAAGGTGATTATCCAGAAGTCATGAAAGAACGAGTTGGCGAGCGCCTTCCCAAATTCACAGAAGCAGAAAAAGCCGAGGTTTTTGGTTCGAGTGACTTCTTTGGCCTCAATCATTATACATCAATGATGGCTTCTGAGCCCAATGAAAATGATACTTTAGTGAGTGACATAGCCGGCAACGGTGGAATGATTGATGATCAGCAAGTTTTCCTCTCCAATGATCCATCATGGAATAAAACCCATATGCAATGGAATATCGTTCCCGAAGGCTGCCGCGATCTACTCAAATGGATTGATGCTCGTTACGATCATCCCATTATTTACATAACTGAAAATGGCTGTGCTTGTGATGAGCCTGATACTGATGCCGCGCTTAATGATGTAATGCGCAAAGAATTTTATGAGTCATATTTGCGTGAATCACGCAATGCTATTGAAGCAGGTGTCGACCTACGTGGTTATTTTGCTTGGTCATTAATGGATAATTTTGAGTGGTCATTTGGCTATAACCGTCGTTTCGGAATGTGCCGTGTCGATTACGAGACACTTGAACGTACACCTAAATTATCTGCGCGTTGGTTGAGTGATTCCATTGCTCAAAATGGCGCCAATATTTAA
- a CDS encoding class I SAM-dependent methyltransferase has protein sequence MRTKGNEKAESWDKIYREGKPGWDIAKPAPPFVDLVKQNPDWLTPGTLISFGCGGGHDANYFSQEGYTVTALDFSSEAIKLAKNNYPDLKLIQKNILELSSEQDGFYDYVLEHTCFCAIPREQRRDYMESAHRILKENGQIFGLFYRFDPPDQDGPPYSLSMEELEQAFDGLFTLEENFIPKRSHGRRTQRELFIRLKKIND, from the coding sequence ATGCGTACAAAAGGCAATGAAAAAGCTGAAAGCTGGGATAAAATTTACCGCGAAGGAAAACCAGGTTGGGATATTGCCAAACCCGCCCCGCCCTTTGTAGACCTCGTAAAACAAAATCCCGATTGGCTAACACCCGGAACCCTCATTAGTTTTGGTTGTGGTGGTGGTCATGATGCCAATTACTTCTCTCAAGAAGGATATACAGTTACTGCCTTAGATTTTTCCTCTGAAGCCATTAAGCTCGCCAAAAATAACTACCCTGATTTAAAACTCATTCAAAAAAATATTCTCGAATTATCTTCGGAGCAGGATGGCTTTTACGATTATGTCTTAGAGCATACTTGCTTCTGTGCCATTCCTCGAGAGCAGCGCCGTGATTATATGGAAAGTGCTCACCGCATACTCAAGGAAAATGGTCAAATCTTCGGACTTTTCTATCGCTTTGATCCTCCAGATCAAGATGGTCCTCCTTATTCTCTATCCATGGAAGAGCTTGAGCAAGCTTTTGATGGCCTATTCACCCTTGAAGAAAATTTTATCCCTAAACGTTCTCATGGTCGCCGTACACAACGAGAACTCTTTATTAGACTCAAAAAAATAAATGATTAA
- a CDS encoding endonuclease/exonuclease/phosphatase family protein codes for MPKWPQSGEAKRISPLSTSHNFCDQRKDILRLSTFNLAHGRGRSMSHFTMRRKNIEANLISTAKQIQRSPVDLLALQESEAEMTWHKNLHQSQFLAEHAGFSHVAQGEHVYGKRYSYGTAVLSKLKIVHSESHVFPRSKLTFPKGFVSAEVISHCQKHFRVISLHLDFLHEKTRQRQIQMLCHYIQKQKAMPLIIMGDFNCQYRKNGVLEKLALELDLQLWNPLEKIISFPKLGLRLDWILISKEMRFNSYELWDDLVSDHLAVRAELEFL; via the coding sequence ATGCCCAAATGGCCCCAATCAGGAGAAGCCAAACGTATTTCTCCCCTCAGTACCAGTCATAATTTTTGCGATCAACGTAAAGATATTTTACGCTTAAGTACTTTTAATCTCGCTCATGGCCGCGGGCGATCCATGAGCCACTTCACCATGCGTCGTAAAAATATCGAAGCCAATCTCATTTCTACGGCCAAACAGATTCAGCGTTCACCCGTTGATCTACTTGCCCTCCAAGAATCAGAAGCTGAAATGACTTGGCATAAAAACCTTCATCAAAGTCAGTTTTTAGCTGAACATGCGGGGTTTTCTCACGTTGCACAAGGTGAGCACGTTTATGGAAAGCGTTACTCCTATGGAACTGCGGTTTTATCTAAACTAAAAATCGTACATTCTGAATCCCACGTGTTCCCACGTTCAAAACTAACTTTCCCCAAGGGTTTTGTTTCCGCTGAAGTTATTAGTCATTGCCAAAAACACTTTCGTGTGATCTCACTTCATTTAGATTTCCTACATGAAAAAACTCGCCAGCGGCAAATTCAAATGCTTTGTCACTACATTCAAAAGCAGAAAGCTATGCCTCTTATTATTATGGGAGACTTTAATTGCCAATACCGCAAAAATGGCGTACTTGAAAAACTCGCTCTCGAATTGGATTTACAGTTGTGGAATCCCCTAGAAAAAATCATTAGTTTTCCAAAGTTAGGCTTGCGCTTAGACTGGATACTCATATCCAAAGAAATGCGTTTCAACTCTTATGAACTTTGGGATGATTTAGTTAGTGATCATCTAGCTGTGCGAGCGGAACTCGAGTTTCTTTAA
- the rpoN gene encoding RNA polymerase factor sigma-54 codes for MEHAFFQSQSMRQEQHLAPHQLLSLEILSLPVMELQQKINEELSLNPTLELDKASGENLAGDPLSENTEMSTEAMAAVDKDESLIGMVQLESYYGDSAFNPDQDKTRQHFFDSLSNEQDLASFLLSQIHQGEITEADIEIANVLIALLNDRGYLNASIEEVAFNAMCSIENAERVLALLQTFDPPGIAARDLRECLLIQLKKTKGSLLYKLVDKHLADLEKNKIKEIAKALKISPMEVQDLIEELQKLNPSPGLAYSNRRPDFISPDVIFELKDGEIEVTSSKDFVPRLRLSDKFMKMLEDPKTDTETKNYLREKLAESRSLLTSLDLRESTLLRISRLVARDQKDFFTNQSSSLNPVTMREISGELDLHETTISRAVAGKYLDSPKGIYTLRSFFNHAVKVNEGEEMTAERIQEMIREIINDEDPEKPISDGKILLALEELGVNIARRTVAKYREIAGFSAASKRKMIF; via the coding sequence ATGGAGCACGCATTTTTTCAAAGTCAGTCAATGAGGCAGGAGCAACACCTCGCGCCCCATCAATTACTTTCCTTAGAAATCCTGAGCCTTCCAGTTATGGAGCTTCAGCAAAAAATTAATGAAGAGTTATCCTTAAATCCGACCTTAGAATTAGATAAAGCATCGGGTGAAAATTTAGCCGGAGACCCCTTAAGCGAGAATACAGAGATGTCGACTGAGGCAATGGCTGCGGTTGATAAGGATGAATCACTGATCGGCATGGTCCAGCTTGAGTCGTATTATGGCGATAGTGCTTTTAATCCAGATCAAGATAAAACGCGCCAACATTTTTTTGACTCTCTAAGTAATGAACAGGACTTAGCTAGTTTTCTTCTATCGCAAATTCATCAAGGAGAGATTACTGAAGCAGATATTGAGATTGCTAATGTGTTAATTGCCTTACTCAATGATCGTGGTTACTTAAATGCGAGTATAGAGGAAGTCGCTTTTAACGCCATGTGTTCCATAGAAAATGCTGAACGTGTATTAGCTTTATTACAGACCTTTGATCCCCCAGGCATCGCCGCCAGAGATTTACGTGAATGCCTTTTGATTCAATTAAAAAAAACGAAGGGATCTTTACTTTATAAACTCGTGGATAAGCATTTAGCCGATTTAGAGAAAAATAAAATTAAAGAAATTGCGAAAGCTTTAAAAATTAGTCCTATGGAAGTTCAAGATTTGATTGAAGAGCTTCAAAAATTAAATCCATCACCGGGTTTAGCTTACAGCAACCGTCGCCCAGATTTTATTTCTCCTGATGTAATTTTCGAGTTAAAAGATGGTGAGATAGAAGTCACAAGTTCGAAAGATTTTGTTCCTCGTTTACGACTCTCAGATAAATTCATGAAGATGTTAGAGGACCCCAAAACCGATACTGAAACAAAAAATTATTTGCGAGAGAAACTCGCAGAGAGTCGTTCACTACTGACGAGTTTGGATTTGCGTGAGAGTACTCTATTGCGCATAAGTCGCTTAGTGGCTCGTGACCAAAAAGACTTTTTTACGAATCAATCAAGTAGTTTAAATCCTGTCACAATGCGCGAAATCTCAGGCGAATTAGATTTGCACGAAACGACTATTTCACGTGCAGTAGCAGGTAAATATCTCGATAGTCCCAAAGGTATTTATACTTTGCGATCTTTCTTTAATCATGCCGTGAAAGTAAATGAAGGCGAAGAAATGACTGCGGAAAGAATCCAAGAAATGATTCGAGAAATCATCAATGATGAAGATCCCGAAAAACCCATTAGCGATGGCAAGATTTTATTAGCCCTAGAAGAATTAGGAGTGAATATTGCACGCCGCACAGTCGCTAAATATCGTGAAATAGCAGGCTTTAGTGCAGCCTCAAAAAGAAAGATGATTTTTTAA
- a CDS encoding RNA methyltransferase, which produces MPTIITGDREQELHEKIDVIVVLDRLRSAHNVGNIFRLADAVNIKAVYTCGYTATPPHPKLEKTAMGTDQFVNCTHFDHSLEAVEQLKKEGYRVYAVDTIESAIDVYKANFTGPSAFVFGNEALGMQQETLEACDEFISLSARGLKNSINVSNCAAVVLFQAAHQLAK; this is translated from the coding sequence ATGCCGACGATTATAACAGGAGACCGAGAACAAGAACTTCATGAAAAAATTGATGTGATTGTAGTTTTGGACCGTTTGCGTTCAGCGCATAATGTGGGAAATATTTTTCGCTTAGCAGATGCGGTTAATATCAAGGCAGTGTATACCTGTGGTTATACCGCGACCCCACCTCACCCCAAGCTAGAGAAAACGGCAATGGGTACAGATCAGTTTGTTAATTGTACACACTTTGATCATTCGCTAGAGGCTGTTGAGCAATTGAAAAAGGAAGGCTATCGAGTTTATGCAGTGGATACAATAGAGAGTGCCATCGATGTCTATAAAGCTAACTTTACTGGTCCCAGTGCTTTTGTTTTTGGAAACGAAGCATTGGGAATGCAGCAGGAAACGTTAGAGGCCTGCGACGAGTTTATTTCCTTATCTGCGCGTGGACTTAAGAACTCAATCAATGTGTCTAATTGTGCTGCAGTGGTACTTTTTCAAGCGGCTCATCAATTAGCTAAGTAA
- a CDS encoding ThuA domain-containing protein, with the protein MPIYIRFIILVTLCFLTVFTKVKAADSDKVQVLIVDGFSNHDWKKTTELIKTLLKEEKEFEISVATVPIKGDPVWSGFLPDFKKYKLVIQNTNDINNGNSWPLAAQKAFEKYIYEGGNMLVFHSANNAFPAWKEYNKMIGLGWRNKDFGKAIHIENDQLVLVPAGQGENTGHGKRRDLIVHKLDEHAITKDYPKQWMAADLEVYRYARGPAENMTVLSYAKDLKTEKNFPIEWIVKYGKGEIYNSTYGHYWKGQKTLPAGVRCVAFRTSFTRATRYLSDVPAKALPNNFPSSQAVELIPLET; encoded by the coding sequence GTGCCTATTTATATTCGATTTATTATCTTAGTAACGCTTTGTTTTTTGACTGTGTTTACCAAAGTGAAAGCAGCTGATTCAGATAAAGTACAGGTTTTAATTGTAGATGGCTTTAGCAATCACGATTGGAAAAAAACAACGGAACTCATAAAGACTTTATTGAAAGAAGAAAAAGAGTTCGAAATTTCTGTTGCTACGGTACCAATAAAAGGGGATCCAGTCTGGTCTGGGTTCTTACCTGATTTTAAAAAATATAAGCTTGTGATACAAAATACCAATGATATCAACAACGGTAATTCATGGCCATTAGCAGCCCAAAAAGCTTTTGAAAAATATATCTACGAAGGCGGAAATATGTTAGTATTTCATTCAGCTAATAATGCATTTCCGGCTTGGAAAGAATACAATAAAATGATTGGCTTAGGCTGGCGAAACAAAGATTTTGGAAAAGCTATTCATATAGAGAATGATCAGCTAGTACTTGTCCCCGCAGGTCAGGGTGAGAATACGGGACACGGCAAAAGGCGTGATCTTATCGTTCATAAATTGGACGAGCATGCAATTACTAAAGACTATCCTAAGCAATGGATGGCAGCAGATTTAGAAGTCTACCGCTACGCACGTGGGCCCGCAGAAAACATGACGGTACTTTCCTATGCAAAAGATTTAAAAACGGAAAAAAACTTTCCTATTGAATGGATAGTGAAATACGGCAAGGGAGAAATTTATAATTCGACCTATGGCCATTATTGGAAAGGTCAAAAAACTTTACCTGCAGGAGTGCGTTGTGTAGCCTTTAGAACGTCATTTACACGAGCTACGCGCTATTTATCGGACGTGCCAGCTAAAGCTCTCCCCAATAACTTTCCATCGAGTCAAGCAGTAGAGTTAATTCCTCTAGAAACATAA
- a CDS encoding alpha/beta hydrolase — protein MKNLLVILTSLLSITSFAEHQLNELAVSEYSNAENIMLEKVKEDKKIYQVWPGDGKRINDPAKDLKELGEVKGILRIKNVARPTLTWVKPAKPDGRAILICPGGAYNILAATHEGSDVAGWLAKQGITPFILKYRVPRRKGLAKHAVALEDSQRAMSLIRHHAKTFGVNQNQIGILGFSAGGHLSALTLFNPRTYRAIDEIDTAKCTPNFGVLIYAAYTMDNKSKALDPLLLKTHKTPIYSAIGKRDKSFLPGLQKYMDLLLEKNYPVEHHVYDGIGHGVGLVGTPFQESCEAWLQKLKLP, from the coding sequence ATGAAAAATTTACTTGTCATTCTGACTTCATTACTTAGTATTACATCGTTTGCAGAGCATCAACTCAACGAGCTTGCCGTAAGTGAGTATAGCAATGCTGAAAACATCATGCTTGAAAAAGTCAAAGAAGATAAAAAAATCTATCAAGTCTGGCCAGGAGATGGCAAGCGTATCAATGACCCCGCTAAGGATCTTAAAGAACTGGGCGAAGTCAAAGGTATTCTTCGCATAAAAAATGTTGCTCGCCCCACTCTCACTTGGGTCAAACCAGCAAAACCAGATGGTCGTGCTATCCTTATCTGTCCTGGTGGCGCCTATAACATTCTAGCCGCCACCCATGAAGGCTCAGATGTCGCCGGATGGTTAGCTAAGCAAGGAATCACTCCCTTTATCCTTAAGTACCGTGTACCTCGTCGAAAAGGACTTGCCAAGCACGCTGTCGCATTAGAAGACTCTCAAAGGGCCATGAGCCTGATTCGACATCACGCAAAAACTTTTGGTGTCAATCAAAACCAAATCGGTATTTTAGGTTTTTCTGCTGGTGGTCATTTATCGGCGCTCACACTTTTTAATCCTCGCACCTATCGAGCAATCGATGAAATTGATACTGCTAAATGCACACCCAATTTTGGCGTTCTTATCTATGCGGCTTATACAATGGATAATAAAAGCAAGGCTCTCGATCCTTTACTTTTAAAGACTCACAAGACACCTATTTATTCGGCTATTGGTAAGCGCGATAAAAGCTTTCTTCCTGGCTTACAAAAATATATGGATCTCTTATTAGAAAAAAATTATCCCGTAGAGCATCATGTTTACGATGGTATCGGCCACGGTGTAGGCTTAGTTGGAACGCCCTTTCAAGAAAGCTGCGAAGCTTGGCTTCAAAAACTCAAACTTCCCTAA
- a CDS encoding alpha/beta hydrolase, protein MNKLILLFSSLIISFSIQAQSFKPSEVVNFKEVGDKDFLQLHFFLPPGFKKNDGQKRPAIVFFFGGGWSGGSPKQFFAFADHLAKQGMVAISAQYRTKKSHKVNPSSCVKDGNSAIRWVRENAAVYGIDPNKIAAGGGSAGGHVAAATATTTKFEEESEKLSISSQPNLLVLFNPVVDNSEKGYGYSRVKDYWQDFSPLHNIHKETPASIFFLGSNDSLIPVSVAKDWDAKIKAQGKDSEYHISEGQKHGFFNYKAKEKDGGKTYQEIITKMDAFLKKNGYLK, encoded by the coding sequence ATGAATAAACTGATTTTACTATTCTCTAGCCTCATAATTTCTTTTAGCATACAGGCCCAAAGTTTTAAGCCCTCCGAAGTTGTCAATTTCAAAGAAGTGGGTGATAAAGATTTCTTGCAACTCCATTTTTTCCTTCCCCCAGGTTTCAAGAAAAACGACGGGCAAAAGCGCCCTGCAATCGTTTTCTTTTTCGGTGGTGGTTGGAGCGGCGGGAGCCCTAAACAGTTTTTTGCCTTTGCTGACCATTTAGCTAAGCAAGGCATGGTTGCGATCTCCGCACAGTACCGCACCAAAAAAAGCCATAAGGTGAATCCTTCCTCTTGTGTGAAAGATGGTAATTCAGCCATTCGTTGGGTCCGTGAAAATGCAGCCGTCTATGGTATTGATCCGAATAAAATTGCCGCCGGGGGCGGTTCAGCCGGGGGGCATGTGGCTGCTGCAACTGCGACTACAACAAAATTTGAGGAAGAATCTGAAAAGCTAAGTATCAGTTCTCAACCCAATTTATTAGTTCTCTTCAATCCCGTTGTCGATAATAGTGAAAAGGGTTATGGCTATAGTCGTGTTAAAGATTACTGGCAAGATTTTTCACCGCTTCATAACATCCATAAAGAAACTCCAGCAAGCATTTTCTTTTTAGGTTCAAATGATTCCTTAATCCCCGTTTCTGTTGCTAAAGATTGGGATGCGAAAATTAAGGCTCAAGGAAAAGATTCTGAATACCACATTTCGGAAGGTCAAAAACATGGCTTCTTTAACTATAAAGCTAAAGAAAAAGATGGTGGTAAAACTTACCAAGAAATTATCACTAAAATGGATGCTTTCCTCAAAAAAAATGGATACCTTAAATGA